The DNA window TCGACGCGCTCGTTGCAGTCTATCATTCCGATCACCGCGAGCTATGCGCGCACGAGCGCGATTGGCCGTTCCGCATCGTCAACATCCTCGAAGTCGTCGGCGAGAGCATGGGGTTGCACCGGCACGATCGCTTCAAGCAACTCAAGCTCATGCAGGATGCGGATCAGATTGTCGCTGAATGCAGCGACCTGATCGCACAGCACGGGCTCGGCGTCGCGGCGGCCCGCAATGTCGTCGTCGAGGCGATGCTTGGCGACCAACCCCTTCCGTTGCTCAAGACGGCGGATCTCGACGTTGCCGGTGTGGGGCAGGCCGCTGGCGAATGAGATGGCTACTTCCTAACGCGGCAAAATCCGGCTTCCCTGGCCAACGCAAACGCCACCAACACGATCATCGAAGCTGAAGCCGACGGCTACCGGCACCGTGGCGTTAGCAAGGCGTCGGGTACGCCCTCGCGTCCATGAACAACCCGTCTACTGCGAGCCTTCGAGCCCGAGCTGCTTCACCATCGCCCCCCATTTCAGCTGCTCGGACTTAATATAGCTGCGCATATCTTCGATCGAGGGCGAATCAATCGGGATCAGGCCAAGCGCGGCGATTTTCGCCCGCATCTCGGGCGCCTCCATGATGCGTTTCATCTCCGCATGAAGCCGGTCGATGATCGGCTGGGGCGTCTTTGAAGGCACCAGCAGCATGTGCCAAGACACACCTTCGTAGTCCGCAGCGCCCGATGCCTCGGCGAACGGCGGCACATCCGGAAGCAGCGGTAATCGTTGCGCCGAAGAAACCGCGAGCGCGCGCAGCTTTCCTTCCTTGATCAGGGGTATTGAGAGGCCGGCCTCGAGAAAGCTCGCCGCAACGCGGCCACCCATCAGATCCGTGACCGACTCGGGCGTGCTGCGATACGGCACATGCGTTGCGTCGAAGCCGAGCCGCTTCTTGGCAAATTCCATCGACATGTGTTGCACCGAACCCGTACCGATCGAGGCATAGCTGAGCGGCGGGTTTGCCTTTCTGGCGAGTTCGGCGAACTCCGAAAGCGTCTTGGCGGGCAGCGAGGGATTGATCACCAGAACGAACGGCGACTTCACATAGAGCGAGATCGGTGTGAAGTCCTGCGGGTCGTAATTAAGGTGTTTGAACAATGTCGGATTGATCGACAACGCGATGCTGGTCAGCGCGACAAGCGTGTAGCCGTCGGGGGGCGCCTTCGCGACCAGATTGGCAGCCAGCGTTGTCGCTGCCCCGGGCTTGTTTTCCACGATGACCGGCTTGCCGAACGCTTCCGACAGTTTCTCCGCATAGAGACGCGCTATCGCATCCATGCCGCTCCCGGCCGCGAGCGAAACCACGATCGTGATCGCCCTTGAAGGGTAATCTTCACCTCTGGCCGGTGCGCTCGCCAGCAACCCCAGCAACGCGACGCAAAGCAAAGTCCAATGCGTTTTCGTCGAATGCGTCTTTAAAGTCATGACCCGCAGACTATGAGGCCGCGAGGTAAGCAAAATCCATCGTACAGGCAACCGGCAGTGCCGATCTGGTCTTCTCGAAGGTAGTTGATGAAAATCATACCCGCCATGGCCCCAGTGGGTCCCAGAACAATCCTCAAACCCTACCGCAGGGTCCGTGGGATAACTATGAGCTGGTTCACATGGGGAGCCAAATCGGGACTACGTCGCTATCGGACCAGGCGGGTCTATCGCGCGCCGAAAAGGTCATGAACGACGAGCGGCGTACGAGTCCTTCTTTGGCACCTTTGAGACATGCCGACCGCCCCGACCGGCGCTGATCGAGGGCGTAGCTCTCCGTGCGCGGGCGGCATCAGCCTGATTTCGAGTGGCAGGCGGAGCGTGAATCCTATACCGTAAAACCCGCCGAAGAGTACGCCGAGGTTTGTGACCAGCCGTCGCTGGCGGCTCGCGGGGTTCGCTGCGGGACCCGTGACGCCATAGGCACCGGCCGTGATGGCGATCGGGGTTGATGCCGGCGATAAAGCGGCAGCCGAAGCGAGGGATCCTCCGATGGAGCTGTCGGCCTACGCCCTTCATGAGGACGCTGCGATGGTCCTTTGCAGGGGCCGCCACGGAACGCGTCAAAGCACCCGGTGCCTTGACGAGAGGGACCTCAATTACATTACATTCTCACATCTACATTCTCACATCGGTTGGCCGCCGCGTTGCGCCCGCTTCCGGCAGCCATCGGAGGAAAAGGGTCATCATGACCGAGCTTGCATAAGGACCACCCATGTCTGAGTGAGGCGTAGCCTGGCTTACTGGAACCGAGAATTTCAGAGAATCGAGTCACCGATCCTGCGCTACGGCTTTGCAGTCGTTGCCGTCGCGATCGCGCTTGGGGTCGCGTTCGCATTGCAGCATTATCAGTTCCGAGAAGTGGAACTGCCGGTTCTTGCCGTGGCCATCGCCTTTACCACCTGGTATGCGGGAGCCGGGCCTTCCGTGGTGGCCGTTCTATTGTCTTCGGCCTGCTTCGACTACTTCTTTACGGAGCCGCTTTACTCCTTCAACATTTCCACCAGAGATCTACCTTACTTTCTCATTTTCGTCGTATGGGCGGGAATTGTCGCCTCATTCAGCGCTGTTCGACGCCGGGTAGAGGACAGTCTTCGTCAAACCGGGGACCGCCTTCAGGTTGAAGTGGAGGAGCGGGCTCGCCGAGAGGACGAAATAAAAAGCCTCAACCGCGAGCTTGCGAAGCGGGCTGCGGAACTCGAGGCGAGCAACAAGGAATTGGAATCGTTTGCCTACTCGGTGTCCCACGACCTGCGCGCGCCCCTTCGTCATCTGGCCGGGTACTCGGAGCTGCTGCAAAAACAGGCAGCTTCTTCGCTCGATCACAAGGGTCGCCGGTACGTACAAACAATTCTCGCGTCAGCAAAAAGAATGGGTAACCTGATCGACGATCTGCTGGCGTTTTCCAGGCTTGGGCGGACCGAGACCAGAAGGACGGCAGTGGACCTGCAGCAGGTTGTCAAGGAGGTCGTCGCGGAGATCGGTCGCGACACCAAGGATCGGGATATCGCGTGGAAGATTGGCGCGCTGCCGGTCTGTTACGGAGACCGTTCCATGCTGAAGCTGGTCGTGGTCAATCTTGTTTCCAATGCGGTCAAATTCACACGCATCCGAACACGGAGCGAAATCGAGATTGGCTGCTTGGACGGAAACAACGATGAAGTCGAGGTGTTCGTGAGAGACAACGGCGCAGGCTTCGACATGCAGTACGCAAATAAGCTGTTCGGCGTCTTTCAACGTCTGCATCTTGCCGAACAGTTTGAAGGCACCGGAATAGGACTGGCTACCGTTCAGCGCATCATCCACCGCCATGGCGGGAAGGTCCGGGCCGAGGGAGCGGTAGATGAAGGCGCCGCTTTCTATTTCTCACTCCCGAATGCACACGATGCGACGGAAAGGACTGGGAGCACGCCATGAACGAACTGGGACGCATTTTGATCGTCGAGGACGACCCGAACGACGTGGAGCTTACGCTGACCGCGCTGGGGGAATTTAACCTCGCCAATGAGGTCGTGGTTACCCGCGACGGACAGCAAGCTCTGGATTACCTCTATTGTCAGGGGGAATTTCACGCTCGCCCGAACGAAAATCCCGCCGTCATGCTGCTCGATCTGAAACTACCGAAGATCGATGGATTGGAGGTCTTGCAGCAAGTGAAGGCAGACGAGCGCCTGAAGATGATACCGGTGGTGGTGCTGACATCGTCGCACGAAGAGAAAGACAAGATAAGAAGCTACAACTTCGGAGTGAACGCCTACGTCGTAAAGCCTGTCGATTTTCATGAGTTTGTCAATGCGGTCAAAGAACTCGGCGTCTTCTGGGCGGTCATCAACGAGCCGCCGCCGGGCAGCGTGAGAAAGCGAACGTGAAGACTCCTCTCCGAATTTTGTTGCTGGAGGATGACGCCCATGACGCGGAACTCATTCAAGAGTTCCTTGAAGCCGATCATTTCGTCTGTGAAATAACCCGCACTCAGACTCGCGCCGAGTTCGTGGCGGCTCTCAAAGACGTTGAAATTGACGTGATCCTTGCGGATTACACGCTTCCTTCGTTCGACGGCCTTTCCGCATTGATGCTTGCGTCAAGCGCCCGCCCCGATCTGCCTTTC is part of the Bradyrhizobium erythrophlei genome and encodes:
- a CDS encoding Bug family tripartite tricarboxylate transporter substrate binding protein, coding for MVSLAAGSGMDAIARLYAEKLSEAFGKPVIVENKPGAATTLAANLVAKAPPDGYTLVALTSIALSINPTLFKHLNYDPQDFTPISLYVKSPFVLVINPSLPAKTLSEFAELARKANPPLSYASIGTGSVQHMSMEFAKKRLGFDATHVPYRSTPESVTDLMGGRVAASFLEAGLSIPLIKEGKLRALAVSSAQRLPLLPDVPPFAEASGAADYEGVSWHMLLVPSKTPQPIIDRLHAEMKRIMEAPEMRAKIAALGLIPIDSPSIEDMRSYIKSEQLKWGAMVKQLGLEGSQ
- a CDS encoding sensor histidine kinase, whose protein sequence is MRRSLAYWNREFQRIESPILRYGFAVVAVAIALGVAFALQHYQFREVELPVLAVAIAFTTWYAGAGPSVVAVLLSSACFDYFFTEPLYSFNISTRDLPYFLIFVVWAGIVASFSAVRRRVEDSLRQTGDRLQVEVEERARREDEIKSLNRELAKRAAELEASNKELESFAYSVSHDLRAPLRHLAGYSELLQKQAASSLDHKGRRYVQTILASAKRMGNLIDDLLAFSRLGRTETRRTAVDLQQVVKEVVAEIGRDTKDRDIAWKIGALPVCYGDRSMLKLVVVNLVSNAVKFTRIRTRSEIEIGCLDGNNDEVEVFVRDNGAGFDMQYANKLFGVFQRLHLAEQFEGTGIGLATVQRIIHRHGGKVRAEGAVDEGAAFYFSLPNAHDATERTGSTP
- a CDS encoding response regulator; its protein translation is MNELGRILIVEDDPNDVELTLTALGEFNLANEVVVTRDGQQALDYLYCQGEFHARPNENPAVMLLDLKLPKIDGLEVLQQVKADERLKMIPVVVLTSSHEEKDKIRSYNFGVNAYVVKPVDFHEFVNAVKELGVFWAVINEPPPGSVRKRT